A stretch of DNA from Variovorax paradoxus:
TGCGCGCCATCGCACCCGAGGGCGACCAGTGGCGCGTCGACGACGAACTCTTCGACCAGGCCGTGCTCGCCGGCGCGCCCTGGGACGCCGCACGACTCGCCCGCGCCACCGGCCTGCCCGCGGCATCGCGCTGGTGCAACATCACCGAGTCGCTGCGCTTCGAGGCGATTGCCACGGTCTACGTGCGCGGCGCGTCACCGCTGGCCGAACCCATGCTCGCGCTGCGCAGCCAGCCGGGCAGCGCACCGGCCCAGTTCGTGTTCGATCGCGGCCAGCTCGGCGGCCCGGCAGGCGTGCTCGCCTTTGTCGTGAGCGCCAACGAAACGCCGCGCGAGACGCTCGAGAAGCAGGTGCTCGCCCAGGCCGGCACGCAGCTCGGCCAACCGGGGCTGACGCCGATCCAGACCGTGGTCGAAAAACGCGCCACCTTCGCCTGCACGCCCGGCCTGGCCCGCCCGCCGGCCATCATTGCGCCGGGGCTGCTGGCCTGCGGCGACTACACCGAAGGCCCCTATCCCGCCACGCTCGAAGGCGCCGTCCTCAACGGACTGGCCGTCGCGCGCTCGCTTGCCACCCCATGACCACGACCCTGCGCTACCTCGATTTCGACTACAGCGAAGACACCGAAGACCACGGCACCTTCGACGCCATGGCCTCGACCCCGCCCGAGCGCACGCCCGAGGTGGAAGCCGAGATCGCGCTGGTGCTCGCCTGGGCCGACGCCACCTTTCCGGGCGCGCGCGGCGCGCTCGACGAAGGTGCGATGTGGGACTGCGACGTGCAGCGCACGCGGGAAGAGAACCCGCGCCTGGACACCCTCACGCTCTCGCTCAGCGGCACCGCCGATTTCTGCGCGGCGCTGCGCGAGCGCTTCGGGCTCGACTGAAAAACTACGGCCGACTCAGGCCGTCTTGTTGCGCAGCCGCAGCAGGCTCAACCCCAGCAGCACGAAAGCGCCGCCCGACACGCGGTTGAAGAGCTTGGCGCGCTTCGGGTTCGCGAACTGCTTCTTCAGCAGGCGCGCGAGCAGCACGTACGACCCATGCGCCAGCACCGAGCCGACCACGAAGGTCGTGGTGAGCACAGCGAACTGCGTGAGGATCGGCGCGTCGTGCGTGAGGAACTGCGGGAACAGCGCCGAGAAGAACAGGATGCCCTTGGGGTTCGTCAGCGCCACCGTCACGCCATGCCCGAACAGCCGGCGCGCGGAACGCGAAGGTGCCGGTGCACCCGAAGGCTGCAGTTCGGCGAACACGCTCGTGCGGCTGCGCCACTGCCGGATGCCCAGGTACACGAGGTAGCCCGCACCCGCCACCTTCAGCACCATGAAGGCCGTGGCCGAGGTGTTGAGCACCACGCCCAGCCCGCCCATCGCGGCGGCCGACACCAGGAAGAGCCCGCAGGCGTTGCCCAGCGAACTGATCATCGCGCGGCGCGGGCCGACGGTGATGGCGTTGGAGACCGCGAGCAGCACGGCCGGGCCGGGCGTGAAGGCGACGAGCAGGGTCACGCCGCAAAAGAGGAGCCAGGTGGAGAGATGCATGGGAGGAAATTCGCGCGGACGCGACGAAGAAAGCAGTGAAAGAAGGCAGCCGCAAAACTATAGTCCGGGCAGCCGCGTGCCGCTCGGGCCGTGCCGATAGTCCCTAGACCCCCGTCACCCATGATCACCTGCTACCTGCGCTACATCGTCGATCCCTTCAAGCTCAAGGAATTCGAGCACTACGGCAAGCTCTGGATTCCGTTGGTCGAGAAGTTCGGCGGCCAGCACCACGGCTACTTCCTGCCGTCCGAAGGCGCGAACAACGTCGCGCTCGCGATGTTCAGCTTCCCCAGCCTGGCCGCGTACGAAACCTACCGGGCCGACTCGATGCAGGACGCCGACTGCCAGGCCGCCTTCCGCTACGCCGAAGAGACCCGCTGCATCGTCAGTTACGAACGCAGCTTCTTCCGACCCGTGTTCCGCTGACCCGAAGAAAGTTCAGGCGCCCAGCGCGATGCACAGCGCGTGCAGGTTGGGCACGATCAGCTGCGGACGCGCGCCGTGCTCCCACGGGCGCTCGTCGCGCACCAGCCACGCGGCCTGCATGCCGGCGTTGAGCGCGCCCACCACATCGAGCGCGGCGTCGTCGCCCACGTGCAGCACGTCTTTCGGGAGCAGGCCGACCGAGGCCGCCGCGGCACGGAAGATCGGCGCGTGCGGCTTGCCGCTGCCGAAGGCGCGCGCATTGAAGGCGGTGCGGAACCACCGGCCGACGCCGGTCTTGTGGATGTCGGCGTTGCCGTTCGACACCGCCACCAGCGGGTAGCGCTCGCTGAGCCACTTGAGCGCCGGCAGCGCGTCGTCGTACAGCGTGACGCGCTGGCGCTCTTCAAAGAAGGCATCGAAGGCCGGGTCGGCCAGCGCCGGGTCTTCGCCCGCGCGCGTGAGCGCCGTTCGGATCGACTCGCGGCGCAGCGCGCTCAGATCGTGCGCGAGGTCGGAGCGCTCCTTGGCGGTGGCTTCGCGCAGCTCGCGCAGCACGCCCGGCGTGAGCAGCAACGAGGCCGTCTTCGGCGCCTCGCGCAGCAGCCACTCGTGCAGCACGCGCTCGGCGCGCTCGATGGTCGGCCAGATCGGCCACAGCGTGTCGTCGAGGTCGAGCGTGATCGCCGAAATGCGTGAGATGTCGAGCGGCGTGGCGCCGCCGGGCGCCGGGGAAGCGGAAGTCATGCCCGAGAATATCGCATGCCTCTCACGCCCCCAGACAGCAAGAACAGCAGCAACGACCGCACCGCCGTGCTCTGGTGCAACCTCGGCTCGCCCGACGCGCCCACCGCCGCCGCGGTGCGCCCCTACCTCGCCGAATTTCTGGGCGACCCGCGCGTGGTCGAGATTCCCAGGGTGCTGTGGGCGCTGATCCTGCACGGCATCATCCTGCGCACGCGGCCCGCGAAGTCGGCCGCGAAGTACGCGAGCATCTGGCTGCCCGAGGGCTCGCCTCTCAAGGTCTGGACGCAGAAGCAGGCCACCTTGCTGGCCGGCTGGCTCGGCGAACGCGGCCACCGCGTGACGGTGCGCGACGCGATGCGCTACGCCAACCCGTCGATCGCCTCGCGGCTCGACGCACTGCAGGCCGAGGGCGCCACGCGCGTGCTGGTGCTGCAGGCCTACCCGCAGTACTCGGCCACGACCACCGCGAGCGTGATCGACGCGGTGAACGACTGGAGCCGGAAGCAACGCCGCATTCCCGAATTCCGCTTCGTCAACCAGTACCACGACGATCCCGCCTACATCGATGCCCTGGCCCAGGGCATCGAAAAGCACTGGAAGACCGAGGGCCGCGGCGAGCTGCTGGTGATGAGCTTCCATGGCATTCCCGCGCGCAACATCGCGCTCGGCGATCCCTACGAGGCGCAGTGCCTCGAGACCGCGCGCCTGCTCGCGGCGCGGCTGGGCCTGGCGTCCACGCAGTACCGCACGACCTTCCAGTCGCGCTTCGGTCGCGCCAAGTGGCTGGAGCCCTACACCGAACCGACCCTGCGCGAACTCGGCGCCAGCGGCGTGAAGCACGTCGACGTGGTGTGCCCGGGTTTTCCGGCCGACTGCCTCGAAACGCTCGAAGAGATCGCCATGGAAGGCCGCGAAGCCTTCCTGCACGCGGGCGGCGAACGCTTCAGCTACATCCCCTGCCTCAACGACAGCCCGGTGTGGATCACCGCGCTCGCGGGCATCGCCGAACGCCATCTGGCGGGCTGGCCGACCCGACCCCACACGACCACGCCATGAAGAAAGACCTGCACGAAGCCAACCGCCAATCGTGGAACGCGGCCACGGTCGCACACAACAGCCACAAGGGCGACCAGGCCGCCTTCTTCCGCGCGGGCGGCTCCACGCTGTTCCCCGAGGAAAGCGCCCTGCTCGGCGACGTGAACGGCCTCTCGGTGCTGCACCTGCAATGCAATGCGGGTCAGGACAGCCTGAGCATCGCGCGCCGCGGCGCACGCGTGACGGGCGTCGACATTTCCGATGAAGCCATCGACTTCGCCACCCGGCTCTCGGCCGAGTCGGGCGTTGCGGCGCGCTTCGAGCGTGCGGACGTCTACGACTACTTCGAGGCCGCCGCCGCACGCGGCGAGCGCCACGACCTCGTGTTCTGTTCGTACGGCACGCTGTGCTGGTTGTCGGACCTCGGTGCGTGGGCGCGCGGCGTGGCGCAGTTGCTCCAGCCCGGCGGGCGCTTCGTGATCGTCGAATTCCACCCGTTCGCGCTGGTGTTCGACCCGCAGTGGAAGTTCCACTACGACTACTTCAACGATGCGCCCGTGCCCGAGGAAGGCGTGGGCGACTACGTGGCCGAATCGGGCGACGGCCTTGTGCCCGACGACCGGCCGATGCCCGGCGTGCAGGGCTTTCGCAACCCGCACCCGAGTTTCGAGTTCACCTGGGGCGTGGGCCAGGTGACGACCGCGCTCGCGCAGGCGGGCCTGGCCATCGAGCGCTTCGAGGAGTACCCGTACACCAACGGCTGGAAGCCCTTCGAGGGCATGCGCGACATGGGCGGTCGGCGCATGGCCCCGCCCGAAGGCATGCCACGCATTCCGCTGATGTACGCGCTGGCGGCACGCCGCGCCTGAACGGACTCAGAAGCGGCCGAGGTAATCCATCTTTCCGACGGGCACGCCCTTGTGGCGCAGCACGTCGTAGGCGGTGGTCACGTGGAAGAAGAAGTTCGGCAGTGCGAACTGCAGCAGGTAGCGCTGCGCGGTGAAATGCGCCTCGCCTTCGCGCGCCTTGATGGTCACGGGGCGTTCTTCCTGGCCGTCGATGAGCGCACGGTCCACGGTCGCCAGGAAATCCTGCGTCTTCGCGATGCGCGCCAGCAGGTCGTCCCAGGTCTTTTCCTCGTCGGGAAAGCTCGGCGCGGTGATGCCCGCGATGCGCGCCGTGCCCAGCTTCGAGGCGTCGCTCGCACGCTGGATCTGACCGGCCAGCGTGAGCATGTCGGGCGCGAGGCGCGCGTCGACCAGCGTCGCCGGGTCGATGCCCTGGGCCGTCGCGTGCACGAGGCCCTTGTCGAGCAGGTGGGCGAGTTGGCCGAGTCCGCGGGTGAAAACCGGCACGGACAGGTCGTACATCGAGAGGGCCATGGCGAGGTGATCTTGGAGTTGAAGTCGGCCGGATTGTGATCCGGCCGTGCCTTCAACGACCGGCCGCGCGAATAAACCCTTCGATCGGGTCCAGTTGTTCGGGCACGTTGAGCGCAGGCGCGTGGCCGCACCCCTGCACCTCGATCACCTGCAGGCGCCCGGCCGCGCCCGGCCCGCGCCGGTGCATCTCGTCGATCACCTCGGGCAGCACCAGGTCGGACTCGGCGCCGCGCAGGCACAGCACCGGCGCCTCGATCACGTCGTAGTGCGGCCAAATGAGGTAGTCGTTGTCGTGCGCGCTGAACTGCCGGACCATCGCCGGGTCGTAGTGCGGCGTGACACGGCCGTCGGCCAGGCGGCGCGTGGAGCTTTCGGTCAGGCGGCGCCACTGCGCGTCGCTGAGCCAACCGTAGGGCTTGTAGACGGTGCGGAAAAAAGCCTCGAGCTCGGCGACCGTGTCGAAGGCCGGCGGATCACCAGCATAGGCGCGGATGCGCTCGATGGCGGCCTGCGCGAGCTGCGGTGCGTTGTCGTTGAGCGTGAGGCTGGCGATGCGCGCCTTCATGCGCGGCTCGAACAGGCCCGACGCGCAGACCGTGCCGATCGCACCGCCCATCGACGTGCCCACCCAATGCACGCGGCCCAGCCGCAGTTCATCGCACAGCGCGTTGGCCAGGCGCGCGTAGAACGCGAGCGTGTATTCGTCGTCGGGCGCCGGGCTCCACTGGCTCAGGCCGCGCCCCAGCGTGTCGGGGCAGATCACGCGGAAGCCGCGCGCCGCGAAGTGCTGCGCCAGCTCGTCCATGTCGCGGCTGGTGCGCGCCAGGCCGTGCCAGGCGATGACGACGGGCGCGTTGGCAGCGCCCCAATCGAGCCAGTGGATTTCACGGCCACAGAGTTGCGCGTAGTGCGATGACGGCGTCATGGTGCTGTTGTTGTTGCCGTCGCTCATTTCGCCGCCCTCGCCCTCAACTTGCCGACGATGCCCGTGGGGAAGTAGTAGACCGACAGCACGAACAGCACGCCCAGCCACAGCAGCCAGCGGTCGGGCGACAGCAGCGCCGCGAGCCACGGCAGGCCGCTGGCGGCTTCGCTGCCCATGCGCAGCAGGTCCTGCAGGTAGCTCTGCGCCACCACGAACAGCACCGCACCGATGGCCGCGCCGTAGATCGTGCCCATGCCGCCGATCACCACGATGAGCAGCACGTCGATCATGATTTCGAAGCTCAGCGAGGTGTCGGGCCCGTTGTAGCGCAGCCAGATGGCCAGCATCGCGCCGCCCAGCGTGGCGAACAGCGCCGACAGCACGGCCGCCGTCGTGCGGTACACGACCACGCGGTAGCCGATGGCCTCGGCACGGAACTCGTTCTCGCGGATGGCCTGCAGCACGCGGCCGAAGGGCGAGTTCACGATGCGCAGCATCGCCAGCACCAGCACCACCGCCGCCACGAACAGCAGGTAGTAGCACAGCAGCCGCCCGTCGAGCGAGACGCCGAGGAACGGCTCTTCGGCGAACTCGAAGCTCGGCGAGATCAGCTCGGGCAGCTTGAAGGTCAGGCCGTCTTCGCCGCCG
This window harbors:
- a CDS encoding branched-chain amino acid ABC transporter permease, coding for MFLKRLLSNDMPRSRLLALLLVALFLALAFAPFLFPGVKALSVAAKILVFVVLVASFDLLLGYTGIVSFAHTMFFGIGAYGIAISASRLGPNWGAVLVGLGASLAISLVLSLAIGLFSLRVRAIFFAMITLAVASAFQTLASQLSDFTGGEDGLTFKLPELISPSFEFAEEPFLGVSLDGRLLCYYLLFVAAVVLVLAMLRIVNSPFGRVLQAIRENEFRAEAIGYRVVVYRTTAAVLSALFATLGGAMLAIWLRYNGPDTSLSFEIMIDVLLIVVIGGMGTIYGAAIGAVLFVVAQSYLQDLLRMGSEAASGLPWLAALLSPDRWLLWLGVLFVLSVYYFPTGIVGKLRARAAK
- a CDS encoding alpha/beta fold hydrolase; this encodes MTPSSHYAQLCGREIHWLDWGAANAPVVIAWHGLARTSRDMDELAQHFAARGFRVICPDTLGRGLSQWSPAPDDEYTLAFYARLANALCDELRLGRVHWVGTSMGGAIGTVCASGLFEPRMKARIASLTLNDNAPQLAQAAIERIRAYAGDPPAFDTVAELEAFFRTVYKPYGWLSDAQWRRLTESSTRRLADGRVTPHYDPAMVRQFSAHDNDYLIWPHYDVIEAPVLCLRGAESDLVLPEVIDEMHRRGPGAAGRLQVIEVQGCGHAPALNVPEQLDPIEGFIRAAGR
- a CDS encoding DUF1993 domain-containing protein: MALSMYDLSVPVFTRGLGQLAHLLDKGLVHATAQGIDPATLVDARLAPDMLTLAGQIQRASDASKLGTARIAGITAPSFPDEEKTWDDLLARIAKTQDFLATVDRALIDGQEERPVTIKAREGEAHFTAQRYLLQFALPNFFFHVTTAYDVLRHKGVPVGKMDYLGRF
- a CDS encoding LysE family translocator, whose product is MHLSTWLLFCGVTLLVAFTPGPAVLLAVSNAITVGPRRAMISSLGNACGLFLVSAAAMGGLGVVLNTSATAFMVLKVAGAGYLVYLGIRQWRSRTSVFAELQPSGAPAPSRSARRLFGHGVTVALTNPKGILFFSALFPQFLTHDAPILTQFAVLTTTFVVGSVLAHGSYVLLARLLKKQFANPKRAKLFNRVSGGAFVLLGLSLLRLRNKTA
- a CDS encoding HAD family hydrolase, which codes for MTSASPAPGGATPLDISRISAITLDLDDTLWPIWPTIERAERVLHEWLLREAPKTASLLLTPGVLRELREATAKERSDLAHDLSALRRESIRTALTRAGEDPALADPAFDAFFEERQRVTLYDDALPALKWLSERYPLVAVSNGNADIHKTGVGRWFRTAFNARAFGSGKPHAPIFRAAAASVGLLPKDVLHVGDDAALDVVGALNAGMQAAWLVRDERPWEHGARPQLIVPNLHALCIALGA
- a CDS encoding class I SAM-dependent methyltransferase, which encodes MKKDLHEANRQSWNAATVAHNSHKGDQAAFFRAGGSTLFPEESALLGDVNGLSVLHLQCNAGQDSLSIARRGARVTGVDISDEAIDFATRLSAESGVAARFERADVYDYFEAAAARGERHDLVFCSYGTLCWLSDLGAWARGVAQLLQPGGRFVIVEFHPFALVFDPQWKFHYDYFNDAPVPEEGVGDYVAESGDGLVPDDRPMPGVQGFRNPHPSFEFTWGVGQVTTALAQAGLAIERFEEYPYTNGWKPFEGMRDMGGRRMAPPEGMPRIPLMYALAARRA
- a CDS encoding NIPSNAP family protein, whose translation is MITCYLRYIVDPFKLKEFEHYGKLWIPLVEKFGGQHHGYFLPSEGANNVALAMFSFPSLAAYETYRADSMQDADCQAAFRYAEETRCIVSYERSFFRPVFR
- the hemH gene encoding ferrochelatase; translated protein: MPLTPPDSKNSSNDRTAVLWCNLGSPDAPTAAAVRPYLAEFLGDPRVVEIPRVLWALILHGIILRTRPAKSAAKYASIWLPEGSPLKVWTQKQATLLAGWLGERGHRVTVRDAMRYANPSIASRLDALQAEGATRVLVLQAYPQYSATTTASVIDAVNDWSRKQRRIPEFRFVNQYHDDPAYIDALAQGIEKHWKTEGRGELLVMSFHGIPARNIALGDPYEAQCLETARLLAARLGLASTQYRTTFQSRFGRAKWLEPYTEPTLRELGASGVKHVDVVCPGFPADCLETLEEIAMEGREAFLHAGGERFSYIPCLNDSPVWITALAGIAERHLAGWPTRPHTTTP